The DNA window ACGGTCAGATTTCAGATCGAGAGAGGGATTAAATGGAAAGGAGGGCCAGGTCAGGTTGACAGGCGCGTCCGCACAGGTCCCATCGGCCAGCGATCAGGAGGGGTGGTCGACTCTCCACTCACGACCCTACACCCGGGGAGGGATCACGGTCACCACGTCCTCCTTCGTGACCACCGCCCGGTCGTCTGCGGTTCTGGCCTGCAACGAGACCGTATAGGCACGGGCGCCATGATAGGTGTGCGTTGGATTCTGCTCCTGCGAGGTCTCGCCGTCACCGAAGTTCCAGTACCACCCAGTCGGGCTCCCACTTGAAAGGTCGGTGAAATGGACCGTCAACGGATCAGTACCTGAGGTATGATCGACACCGAACTGCGCCTGCAGCGGGCCGGCAGGGGAGGCAGTGGCAGTCGCAGTCGGGGCGACCGTGGGCTGGCTACCAGCACCTGTCACCATCACCACATCCTCCTTCGTGATCACCACCCGGTCGTCTGCGGTTCTGGCCTGCAACGAGACCGTGTAGGCACGGGCGCCATGATAGGTGTGCGTTGGGTTCTGTTCCTGCGAGGTCTCGCCATCACCGAAGTTCCAGTACCACCCAGTCGGGCTCCCACTTGAAAGGTCGGTGAAATGGACCGTCAACGGATCAGTACCTGAGGTATGATCGACACCGAACTGCGCCTGCAGCGGGCCGGCAGGGGAAGCGGTGACGGTCGCAGTCGGGGTGACTGTGGGCTGGCTACCTGCACTCGTCACCGTCACCACATCCTCCTTCGTGATCACCACCCGGTCGTCTGCGGTTCTGGCCTGCAACGAGACTGTGTAGGCACGGGCGCCATGATAGGTGTGCGTCGGGTTCTGCTCCTGCGAAGTCTCGCCGTCACCGAAGTTCCAGTACCACCCGGTCGGGCTCCCGCTCGAGAGGTCGGTGAAACGGACTGTCAACGGATCAGAGCCTGAGGTGTGATCGACACTGAACTGCGCCTGCAGCGGGCCGGCTGGAGAGGCAGTGACTGTCGCAGTCGGGGTAGGCTGATCGCCGGCCGTCGATACCGTCACCATATCCTCTCTGGTGGCCACCGAACTGCCACCGTCGTTACTGGCCTGCAACGAGACCGTGTAGGAGCGGGCACCGTGATAAGTGTGCGTCGGGTTCTGCTCCTGCGAGGTCTCGCCATCACCGAAGTTCCAGTACCACCCAGTCGGGTCACCGGTCGAGAGGTCGGTAAACTGAACCGTCAGCGGATCAATCCCCTCGTCGGCTGAGACACGGAAGGCTGCGACCGGCGCCGCCACCGCTGCAGATACTGAAATCAGATCCCGCTTCAACAGCACACTCTGACCGGCGTTGTTCATTACGGTCAACATGACCGGATAGGTCCCTGCTTTTGTGTAGATATGGGCTGGGTTCTGATCAGAGGAGACCCCACCATCGCCGAAATCCCAGGTCCATCCTATCGGATCCCCGGTGGAGATATCGACGAACTGGACCGTCAGCGGAGCCTTTCCGGCTTCAGGCGTGGCCCGGAAATCCGCAGCCGGCTTCTCGAGCGGACCGGAGACCGTGATCAGCCGGTTCATCACCTCGTAATCCTCGCCGGCACTGTTCTTGACTCTAAGCGTGACTGTGTAGACCCCGGGTTCGGTGTAGAGATGAACCGGGTTCTGGACGGTCGCAGACTCCCCGTCTCCAAAGAGCCAGAACCACTGGGTCGGGAGACCGGTCGAGGTGTCCAGGAAACTGACCGAAAACGGAGCCTCGCCGGACGTGTTGGAGACACTAAACCCGGCATGCACCGTGGACGAGGTCCCTCCGGAGGCATGAAGCGGGAACTCGTCGAACATCCCGCCTCCGATCGGATAACTCCGGTCGCAGATCCCGTCGCCATCAGAATCCGTCATCGTCTGCGAGAAGCCCTTCCCGTTTGGGGCGGCCCAGAAGTTCCCACCGAGGACATTCCCACCAGTGATTGTAGTCCCATCCTCCCGAGGGGTGCTCCAGACAATCCCCGATACACCATCCCCGGTCAGCACGTTCTGGTCACAGTCCAGATAGTTATTGGTGATGGTCAGGTGGCTGGCCTCATAGAGATACAGCCCGACGAGAGCGTTCTGGGCCAGAGTGTTGCCGGTCACCGCTATCGGCGCTGACGAGGAGGCGAAGACCATCCCGTACTGGCCGGCCGTCACGGTGTTCCCCGATACCGTCGACCCGCCGCCAGGGTTCAGTACCACTCCATAGGTATTGCCTGAGAGGGTGTTCTCCTGGATCGTCCCTGATGCATCCCAATAGTAGACCCCGTAGTACCAGTCGCTCAGGTGCAGGTTCTGCACCTTGACATTGGAGAGGGAAACGGATCCATGGACCAGCACACCACAGGAGGAATCCCCCCCCGACCCTTCGAGGGTATGTCCGTTCCCCTCGATCGTCACATCAGAACAGAGGATTCTGATACAGACGCCAGCGTCTCCTGCCGAGATATCCTGATCGAGCTGGTAGGTACCCGGCTCGGTGATCACCATCGGCCCGGTCACCGACACTGCAGAGGCTGACCCAAAAATTAGCAGCAGCATCGACAGCACCAGCATCAGCAGCAGCGCACTACGAACCAAACGAATAGATCCTTTTTCCAGCAGAATATTCATGATCCAACAACCTCACAGAACTGGGATCCCCTTGCAAGGATCTGGTGAAACAACGCAATAAACGTGTCTATTCCACTCCAAAACCGTCTAGATCCGACCCCGGGACCAGGGAGTCCCGGAGGTACCGCTTCAACGTGAACGAGATCGTTGTCCCGGATGCAGGATCCCCCTCGATCCGGTCTGTAACCGAGATCGTTCCGCCATAGCGTTCGATCAGGATCCGGGTGATGTACAGCCCCAGACCCCGCCCGCTCTTCACGCCGAGACCCCGCGAGTAGCGGTAGAAGAGGGTCGACCTCTGGGAGAGTGGGATCCCGGGGCCGTTATCGGTGATGGACACCCAGACCCGGTCCTCCTCCTCGACAGCACGGATCGTCACCTGCACCCCATCCCCACCGAACTTCAGGCTGTTCCCGATCAGGTTGGTGAAGACCTCAGCGATCAGGTCGTCTGCACAGACCACGGCGTGGGTCCCCTCAAACTTGACCCCGGGCTCACCGAGACGGGTGATCTCCTGTTTGATGATATTCTCTATGAAGATCGGTCGGAGACGGGCCTGATGCTCCTCATGAACCCGCCGTAACGTGTTCACGTTCCGAATGATCTCAATCCCCTTCTGGATCGTCCGGACCAGGTGATCGCTTGCCTTACTCTCTTCTTTCTGGTCCATACTGACCAGTTCGGCGTACCCGAGGGCTGCCATGTTCATATTGTTCAGATCATGGGTGACGATATCGAGCAGCAGATGCTCCTCCTCATGCATCCGTCTGATCTGATCCTGCTCCTCCATCTGTCGGCTGATATCGGCAAACGTGATCAGCAGCGCCCCATCAGGAAGCCGGTGTCCATTCAGGATCACCCAGCCCTCGCTGCCATCGAGCCGGCGGAACCGGGTGTGGTGGTGGGCGATCGAACCCTCAATAGTGATCCGCCCCCCCAGGTCACCGCACGTTGAGAGGTCATCCCAGATCGCGGCGATCGAAGAATAATCCAGGGTTGTCTTCTCCGGGTAACCGATCAGTTTCGCCCCCGCTTCATTCAGTTCTGCTCTCTTGGCCGCCTCATCGATCAGCAGGATCCCCATCTCTACCTCGGTCAGGATGGTTTGATACTTGAACTCCTCTTTCAGGATCCGGTCTGCCAGGTGAGAGACGATCGTTCCGGCAGAGATGAAGACGAAGAACTGCATCAGGGTCGGCACCGGTTGGACCGGGATCTGCAGGGAGACGATGTACATCAGCCCCAGAAAACAGAACGATGCCAGTGTCGAGATGATGATCCCTCGCTGGGGCGAGAAGAACGAGATCAGCACGATGAAAAGGTAGAAGAGGTTGGTGATGATCACCACCAGTTCGTTCCCTGAGATGTACAGGATCAGGTTGGCAAAGATGATCGTCAGCACTGCAATCCCGAGCACCACATACTCCCGCAGTTCCTGTTTATCACTACAGGTAGTACGCATCTCCATGTACAATGCTGTATGATTGTGTGTATTTAATAATACTGAATTTTCTAACTCTACCGAGTGCAAGGGATCCAGATAATAGAAGACAAAACTGAGAAAAGTTGATATGCCGGCCAAATTTGCGAACGATCGCCGAACCTGCCAGGAAAAATGATTGATAAAGATTGGGGAGATCAGGATCTGCGCCGCACCCGAACTGACTCGGCGTGGGCAGAGAGTCCTTCAGCCTCGGCGATCGTCTCGACCACGTCTCCAATCGTCTCAAGCCCGCGCCTGCTGATCATCTGTACGGTCGATGTCTTGCAGAAGTGATTCACATCGAGCCCTGAAAAACGGGCTGCATAACCTGCCGTCGGCAGTACATGGTTGGTACCGGACGCGTAATCCCCACAGGCCACCGGGGCGTACGGGCCGATGAAGATCGAGCCCGCATTTCGAATCGAGCCAAGGGCGGAGAGGGGGTCGGCGACCTGGATCGAGAGGTGCTCGGGGGCGACCGTGTTGACGGCCTCGATTGCTACATCCAGATCGCTGGCGATCAGGTAACCAGCGTTGTTGAGGGACTGCTCGATGATCGCCTTCCGTGGGGCCATCAGTAGTTGCCGACCGACCTCCTCACCGACCTCCCGGGCCAGGGTCGGGTCTGTGGTGATCAGAAGACAGGCAGCGTTTGGGTCATGCTCGGCCTGGGCGAGGATATCGGCAGCGACGAAGGAGGGGGTCGCAGTCTCATCGGCCAGGATCGCGACCTCGCTCGGACCGGCCGGGAAGTCAATCTCGGCGTACTCCCGGAGGAGCATCTTAGCCGCCGTCACATAGACGTTTCCCGGCCCGACGATCTTCTGAACCGGTTTTATCGTTTCGGTGCCGAGTGCCATCGCGGCGATCGCCTGTGCCCCGCCTGCCCGATAGATCTCTGAGACACCGGCGATATCAAGGGCAACCAGGGTTAACGGGTGGATCGGCGGCGGCGAGCAGCAGCAGATCTCACCGACCCCGGCGACCTTCGCGGGAATAGTGCACATCAACGCCGTCGACGGGTACGAGGCCCGCCCGCCGGGGACATAGGCTCCAACCCGTGAGAGCGGCGTGGTCTTGACCCCAAGGGTGATGCCCGGCTCCACCTCAGAGAGCCAGAGGTCTTTCGGGCGCTGCAGTTCATGGAAGACCGTGATCCTGGCAGCCGCCTCGACAAGGCTCTCGACCACCTGCTCGTCGACGAGGTCGTAGGCCTCCTGCTGCTCCTCCTCACTGACCCGAATTCCGTCCAGTTTGACCCGATCGAACCGGGCGGCGAGATCGATCAGGGCACGGTCTCCAGACTCCCGGACCTCGCCGATGATCCCCTGCACGGCATCCTGAACCTGCGCGAGGGTCGCCCTCCGCTTCATAGTCCAGTCATTGATCTCCACCGCCTTCCACATAGGTGAACACGTCTGCATAAAAGGATAAAAAAGGTGTTGCAGCGTTCACATCCCGGAGAGGGAAAGACAGGTCAGTAGTCAGCTGCAACCACTGCAAATTCAGCGAACCGGCCATTCCGTTTCAACAGCCAGTAAATGAACGACTCGAGCCTGGAGAACTGAAACGACCCGCCGGCTGCATTCGGATGACCGCCACCCCCGAACTTCCGGGCGATCAGATGGCTGATCGGCGGCACCGACCTGACCGAAAACCGGCCGTTCCCGTTGATAATCACCTCAATGTCGGTGTTGAAGTGCTTCCGCACAGCGGCCGCGGTCTCGCTCGGGTAACCGTACAGTGGTGCGAACGCGATCGTATACTTACCGGTCAGGATCCGAGTATGCCGGATCGACCGGGCGATCATCCCGTCCATCTCCCGTTTGATCGCCTCATAAGCCTCCTCAACCTTCTGGTCGGTCAGAATCCCCCGGGCGAGCAGGTCGCGGACGTACTCCCGGTATTCTGACTTCTGCAGAACCTGACCCAGCACAGCTGACCGCGGGTCCTGGTGCTTCCAGAGGTCATAGTCGCAGACCACCCGGGCCACCTCGAGCGCCGCCGGACTGTCAGGGCAGAGGTCGACCGCAACGATCCCACAGGCGCACCGGTCCGTATCCAGATGGAGCAGGTCCACCCGCTTCTCCACTGCATTCACCTCGTCCTCCTTCCAGCGGTGGTGATCGCGCCATTCGATCTTCCAGCCGCCGGCCTGCGCCTTCGTCAGTGCCTGGACCACGGCCTGATTGAACCCGAGATCACTGATCGAGAGAAGGTCTCCATTGCCAGGCACCCCTGCGATCACCGCGAGCATGAACGGGTACTTGCCAACCGATGAGAAGACGGAGACCACCTCGCCGTAGCGCATCCGGTGGATTGCATCCGCGCCGACCGCGTCGAGGTCGTTGTGGGTCAGGTGGACCACATGGCAGGTCCGCTGCGCCACCCGTTCCTCGAGCTCACGATCCTGCTGCTGATATGTGCGTTGAGCAGGGGCCATTACTAAGGATGGACCTGCTGGTGATAAAAACCAGTGGATCCGGGAGGGGCATCTGACCAGATCCTTTATTAAGAACTATATCCAACATTGTAATCCAGTTAGTTGCCTTAGTAGCTCAGTTTGGGAGAGCGCCAGACTGAAGATCTGGTTGTCCCCGGTTCAAATCCGGGCTGAGGCATCAGCACTATAAATTTAATCCATAAAAATATTTTATATTACTTTTCTGGCCAGTTTACACGACATTTTTCACAGATATTAGTATAAACCTTTTTTTTTATGCATAAAAACTGTCAATTCGCAGCATTCTATCGAAAAATTAGTCAGTGAAATGTCGAATTTCGACCTGATATATTGCATTCATAAAAGAGTATGTAAACGAACGAAAAGTCGTCACTGGAATCAGTCTGCCACGCTCGAATGAGATCACCTTTACACTCGTAACATGGAGAGGCTCCTCCAACATTTTCATGAGATGACGATTATCGACTTCTACGATGGCATAGAGACGATGAATCGCGGTTTACACCATTCAGGCAAAACACACGCTACAACCGGATATAGATTCTCAAACAGTTCTCTCTGTGGTTGATCGGGAATGAATATTCAATCAACCCCACCTGATAAGAAGAACCAACGCATCAAGGTCCTGTCAGCGAACTCTATGACAAAGATCACAAGCCCAACTCCTCACACAGGAAAAGGTCCGCGGGATGCTATCAGTAGGTCAAAGGAGTTATGATCGTACTCTCATCGGCTATTCTATCAAGGTGATCTTTGTATTAGAGAGACCTGGATCATGAGATGGGGCGTATCATCAACAACAAGATAGGGATGGTGATCCACGTCAAATTCGATACTATTCATAGCACTATTTCCCTTAATAAGGGAAGGGATTCATTAGATCCTTCTAGTTCGGATCAGGCATTCATGAACATTAACTTCCCTTCTTTCTCGTCAACCACGATTTCCTTGTCTTTGTTTACGTTTCCTGCCAGGATCATTTTTGATAATTCATTCAGGAGGTTTTTCTGGATCACACGTTTTATAGGTCTAGCACCAAATTGCGGGTCAAAGCCCTGGATAGCGATTAACGTGATGGCGTTCTTTGATACCTTCAACCGGATATCGCTCTTCTCAAGCATCTTCTGGACCAGACCCAGTTGAAGCTCGACAACCGTTTGGATCTCATCTTGCGTGAGCGGTTTGAACATGACGATCTCATCGATCCGGTTAAGGAACTCCGGACGGATGGTCTTCTTGAGCAGATCAAACACCTCTTCTCGGGTCCGGTCGAATACTTCATCCCTGTTTTTATTGGTGGCTTCTTCCAGGTTCTCCTGGATGATGTGCGACCCGATGTTTGATGTCATAATGATAATAGTATTCTTGAAATCCACCGTGCGACCCTTGTTATCCGTCAGACGGCCGTCATCAAGGACCTGCAACAGGATGTTGAAGACATCCGGATGGGCTTTTTCGATTTCATCCAGCAATACCACGGAATAGGGCTTTCTCCGGACAGCTTCTGTCAGTTGCCCGCTTTCTTCATATCCCACATAGCCTGGGGGCGCTCCGATCAGCCTCGAAACGGTATGCCGTTCCTGGTATTCCGACATATCGATCCGCACCATGCTGTTTTCGTTGTTGAAAAGGATTTCAGCCAGGGCTTTTGCCAGTTCGGTCTTTCCCACACCGGTTGTCCCCAGGAAGATGAAAGACCCAATTGGACGTTTCGTATCCTGTAAACCGGCGCGACTCCGGCGGATGGCATCAGAAACTGCCCCAATGGCTTCCTCCTGACCTACAACACGCTTATGTAGTTCTACCTCGAGACTCAGCAGTTTTTGTTTTTCACTCTGCAGCATCCGACTGACGGGAATGCCAGTCCAGCGGGAGACCACTTCGGCGATCTCCTCAGCGTCCACCTCCTCGTTCACCATCGCAGAATCCTTTTGCAACAGGGCCTGTTTTTCTTGAAGCCCTTCCATGGCCTTCTCGATATCAGGGATACGACCATATCGGATCTCCGCCACCTTGCCGAGTTCGCCGGTACGGAGGCAACTTTCGGCTTCAAATTTCAGATCTTCAATCTCGTTTTTTCGGGACTGAATCTGTTCTACAATCTCTTTTTCAGCCTGCCACTTTGCCTTCAACCTGTTTCGTTCCTCGGTAAGGTTTGCGATCTCTTCATTCAGAACCTTCAACTTGCCCTGGTCTTTTTCACGTTTAATGGCTTCCCGTTCAATTTCCAACTGGCGGATCCTGCGTTCTATCGTTTCCAGTTCTTCCGGTACCGAGTTGATCTCAAGACGGAGTTTTGATGCTGCCTCATCAATCAGGTCAATTGCCTTGTCAGGAAGAAATCGGTCGGAGATATAGCGTTGCGAAAGTTCAACGGCTGCGATGATGGCCTCATCCTTGATTCTAACGTGGTGGTGGGTTTCGTATTTCTCCTTGATTCCGCGAAGAATTGAAATGGCATCCAGCGTATCCGGTTCATTTACCATCACCGGCTGAAAACGCCGCTCAAGCGCTTTATCCTTTTCAAAATATTTCTGGAACTCTTTCAAGGTCGTTGCACCGATAACATGTAATTCCCCTCGTGATAGAGCGGGTTTGAGAATATTGGCAGCGTCCATTGCGCCCTCACCACCGCCGGCCCCAACCAGGGTATGGATCTCGTCAATGAAAAGAATTATTTCCCCTTCAGCAGAGATCACCTCCTTGATCACACTTTTCAGCCGTTCTTCAAACTCTCCCTTGAATTTTGCCCCGGCGATCAGGGCACCCATATCGAGGGAATAGATCTGCTTGGATTTCAGGTTTTCCGGTACATCCCCGTCGATGATCCGGTGAGCGAGGCCTTCGGCAATGGCCGTTTTTCCCACGCCGGGCTCCCCGATAAGGATCGGGTTGTTTTTTGTTCTCCGTGAAAGGATCTGCAACACCCTGCGGATCTCTTCGTTACGCCCGATGACCGGATCGAGTTTCCCGGTACGGGCAAGATCATTCAGGTTCCGGGCGAATCTATTCAGGGCATTATAGGTCTCTTCCGCGTCCTGGTTGTTCACCGTTGCACCTTTCCGCAACTGGTTTATGGCCGTCTTGAGATCTTTCTCCGCAACCCCGTTCTCCTTTAGCAGCCGCGAAGTACGGTCGTTCACCGAGAGAATTCCCAGGAGGAGGTGCTCAAGGGAGACAAATTCATCCTTTGATTCCAGGGAAAGTGCGATTGCTTTCTGCAGTGCTTTTGTGGCATCGTTTGAGAGATACTGCTCCCCTCCGCTCACCTGGGGATATGAACTGATGATCTTGTCGAGTTCTGCGGTGAAAGCATCAAGGTTCACATTCAGTTTTTTAAGCAGGTATGGGATGACATTCTCATCAACCAACAGCATCCCCCTCATGAGATGCGAAGTCTCGATGACCTGGTTCTGTTTAGTCGTTGCAAGTTCCGTTGCTTTCGCTACAGTTTCCTGTGATTTTATGGTGAAATTGTTGAAATTCATGATATGGTCTAACCCCCTGTTAGTTGTTCGTAACGTCCTTTTCGCTATCGTAATAGCATATCTTCTTATTCAAATAATTTGCCTGTCCGAACGCTGGAAATAATATTTAAGCCTGAGCCAAATGCCAAGTGTTATCGACAGCAACACTGCGAGATGGACGGCCGGCAGGTGCTGTGGTGACCCTACAGTATGATCTCCCAAAACAGGTACCAGAGCGCGGATCATCCGCGAAGAGTGGGGTTATAATTTTCACACAGAGTTCACCTTCTTTTCTGGGACCCGCCACAGTCCCCTCAACCCGAGTAGAGAGACGGGGGCAATCGATGCGGGCG is part of the Methanosphaerula palustris E1-9c genome and encodes:
- a CDS encoding PKD domain-containing protein — its product is MNILLEKGSIRLVRSALLLMLVLSMLLLIFGSASAVSVTGPMVITEPGTYQLDQDISAGDAGVCIRILCSDVTIEGNGHTLEGSGGDSSCGVLVHGSVSLSNVKVQNLHLSDWYYGVYYWDASGTIQENTLSGNTYGVVLNPGGGSTVSGNTVTAGQYGMVFASSSAPIAVTGNTLAQNALVGLYLYEASHLTITNNYLDCDQNVLTGDGVSGIVWSTPREDGTTITGGNVLGGNFWAAPNGKGFSQTMTDSDGDGICDRSYPIGGGMFDEFPLHASGGTSSTVHAGFSVSNTSGEAPFSVSFLDTSTGLPTQWFWLFGDGESATVQNPVHLYTEPGVYTVTLRVKNSAGEDYEVMNRLITVSGPLEKPAADFRATPEAGKAPLTVQFVDISTGDPIGWTWDFGDGGVSSDQNPAHIYTKAGTYPVMLTVMNNAGQSVLLKRDLISVSAAVAAPVAAFRVSADEGIDPLTVQFTDLSTGDPTGWYWNFGDGETSQEQNPTHTYHGARSYTVSLQASNDGGSSVATREDMVTVSTAGDQPTPTATVTASPAGPLQAQFSVDHTSGSDPLTVRFTDLSSGSPTGWYWNFGDGETSQEQNPTHTYHGARAYTVSLQARTADDRVVITKEDVVTVTSAGSQPTVTPTATVTASPAGPLQAQFGVDHTSGTDPLTVHFTDLSSGSPTGWYWNFGDGETSQEQNPTHTYHGARAYTVSLQARTADDRVVITKEDVVMVTGAGSQPTVAPTATATASPAGPLQAQFGVDHTSGTDPLTVHFTDLSSGSPTGWYWNFGDGETSQEQNPTHTYHGARAYTVSLQARTADDRAVVTKEDVVTVIPPRV
- a CDS encoding PAS domain-containing sensor histidine kinase, encoding MEMRTTCSDKQELREYVVLGIAVLTIIFANLILYISGNELVVIITNLFYLFIVLISFFSPQRGIIISTLASFCFLGLMYIVSLQIPVQPVPTLMQFFVFISAGTIVSHLADRILKEEFKYQTILTEVEMGILLIDEAAKRAELNEAGAKLIGYPEKTTLDYSSIAAIWDDLSTCGDLGGRITIEGSIAHHHTRFRRLDGSEGWVILNGHRLPDGALLITFADISRQMEEQDQIRRMHEEEHLLLDIVTHDLNNMNMAALGYAELVSMDQKEESKASDHLVRTIQKGIEIIRNVNTLRRVHEEHQARLRPIFIENIIKQEITRLGEPGVKFEGTHAVVCADDLIAEVFTNLIGNSLKFGGDGVQVTIRAVEEEDRVWVSITDNGPGIPLSQRSTLFYRYSRGLGVKSGRGLGLYITRILIERYGGTISVTDRIEGDPASGTTISFTLKRYLRDSLVPGSDLDGFGVE
- the hisD gene encoding histidinol dehydrogenase, which produces MWKAVEINDWTMKRRATLAQVQDAVQGIIGEVRESGDRALIDLAARFDRVKLDGIRVSEEEQQEAYDLVDEQVVESLVEAAARITVFHELQRPKDLWLSEVEPGITLGVKTTPLSRVGAYVPGGRASYPSTALMCTIPAKVAGVGEICCCSPPPIHPLTLVALDIAGVSEIYRAGGAQAIAAMALGTETIKPVQKIVGPGNVYVTAAKMLLREYAEIDFPAGPSEVAILADETATPSFVAADILAQAEHDPNAACLLITTDPTLAREVGEEVGRQLLMAPRKAIIEQSLNNAGYLIASDLDVAIEAVNTVAPEHLSIQVADPLSALGSIRNAGSIFIGPYAPVACGDYASGTNHVLPTAGYAARFSGLDVNHFCKTSTVQMISRRGLETIGDVVETIAEAEGLSAHAESVRVRRRS
- a CDS encoding DHH family phosphoesterase, which translates into the protein MAPAQRTYQQQDRELEERVAQRTCHVVHLTHNDLDAVGADAIHRMRYGEVVSVFSSVGKYPFMLAVIAGVPGNGDLLSISDLGFNQAVVQALTKAQAGGWKIEWRDHHRWKEDEVNAVEKRVDLLHLDTDRCACGIVAVDLCPDSPAALEVARVVCDYDLWKHQDPRSAVLGQVLQKSEYREYVRDLLARGILTDQKVEEAYEAIKREMDGMIARSIRHTRILTGKYTIAFAPLYGYPSETAAAVRKHFNTDIEVIINGNGRFSVRSVPPISHLIARKFGGGGHPNAAGGSFQFSRLESFIYWLLKRNGRFAEFAVVAADY
- the clpB gene encoding ATP-dependent chaperone ClpB translates to MNFNNFTIKSQETVAKATELATTKQNQVIETSHLMRGMLLVDENVIPYLLKKLNVNLDAFTAELDKIISSYPQVSGGEQYLSNDATKALQKAIALSLESKDEFVSLEHLLLGILSVNDRTSRLLKENGVAEKDLKTAINQLRKGATVNNQDAEETYNALNRFARNLNDLARTGKLDPVIGRNEEIRRVLQILSRRTKNNPILIGEPGVGKTAIAEGLAHRIIDGDVPENLKSKQIYSLDMGALIAGAKFKGEFEERLKSVIKEVISAEGEIILFIDEIHTLVGAGGGEGAMDAANILKPALSRGELHVIGATTLKEFQKYFEKDKALERRFQPVMVNEPDTLDAISILRGIKEKYETHHHVRIKDEAIIAAVELSQRYISDRFLPDKAIDLIDEAASKLRLEINSVPEELETIERRIRQLEIEREAIKREKDQGKLKVLNEEIANLTEERNRLKAKWQAEKEIVEQIQSRKNEIEDLKFEAESCLRTGELGKVAEIRYGRIPDIEKAMEGLQEKQALLQKDSAMVNEEVDAEEIAEVVSRWTGIPVSRMLQSEKQKLLSLEVELHKRVVGQEEAIGAVSDAIRRSRAGLQDTKRPIGSFIFLGTTGVGKTELAKALAEILFNNENSMVRIDMSEYQERHTVSRLIGAPPGYVGYEESGQLTEAVRRKPYSVVLLDEIEKAHPDVFNILLQVLDDGRLTDNKGRTVDFKNTIIIMTSNIGSHIIQENLEEATNKNRDEVFDRTREEVFDLLKKTIRPEFLNRIDEIVMFKPLTQDEIQTVVELQLGLVQKMLEKSDIRLKVSKNAITLIAIQGFDPQFGARPIKRVIQKNLLNELSKMILAGNVNKDKEIVVDEKEGKLMFMNA